AATCCCTGTAGCCTCTGAGTGGAGGAGCTCAGTCTGGGTCACTGTTCTTCAGATGAGTCCTGTGTTGCTCGTTGGCGCTGTAACTCTAGCAGGGATTGGACGTGGAGACGCCTTAAAGGCTTCACTTCCTCTAAAACTGGAAGGTTAGACAcaatgaaaacaatcaaaaccaacacaaaatCATATTTGCATCTAGAATGTTGTACACAATCACCAAAACATTTGGTTTAGAATTCAGTAACAGAAACTAATGGTATGGTGAATTGATAATTAAAGTTGAATTGAGATGTGACATTTGATTATTGGTCAATACTAAGGCTTTTATACCATGTATTTGCAACTTAGCCTAGTTAATGCTTTTGGCCATGTCAAGTATGGGCTGCTGTTTTGTGACTAAACAGCACCACCTGTTGGTGGCATTGCCGATAACACTAATAATACAACACTAAAATTGTATctaaattcagaatttaaaatATGCAACATCAGCAAAAAAGCTGGGGTCAGCATCTGGGAAGCCAAGGAAGATAAAAGCAATAGATCCCAGTTTGTTGTTCAATGTGAAGCCGATCAGTTACGACCTCATTGGTCATGTGACACCTGCACGGGCTaggatagttttttttttgtctctgcaCAGTCATGATGTCCATAAGCAGTGATGAGGCTTTGATGTCTTGACTTTAATTGACTTTGTACAAAGGTGTCACATGACCAAATGAGCGTAACTGATTAGTCGCACATTGGACGATATAACAGAGATGCCAGCAAATCTTTGCttatgatttttcttttttcccccaacttcctttagaaaaaaaaaaaaagtgctaaaaaatttaatttattctatattaatttatttctatattttatctgactttactggctattaaactacCTGAACaggtaccaaacatgctaaataggctTAATAGTCAACAAATGTTATtagtatttaatatttataagcTTCAGATGACTTGCGCAAGCAAGTAGGGTTACGCTGAAATCATGCAAGGTTACGTTCTCAAGAATGTCCATTAGCTACGCAGCTAGCTACACTCTGCGATGAATAACAAGGGAAAGCGTGATTTCGGCCCAAAGCGTGTAActgattccattaaattttcaGTGAAATTTCACGTAGCCATAAATACGTAGCGCAAGTTTCAAGCTTTTGAACGAGATTATCAGCGAAATGCGGAACATTCGTTCATTTAGTAGACTTGCTAGACATTTAGTCGCTCGTTTTACTTGaaaaaataacatgtaaatgtgtgatattgacgcaaaacatgcatgtgacgtttttcattgtcataatggggcctgatttttttttttttttttggaaaatggtCCAGATTGCTTTTCATAACGTGAATTCTGTGTTTCTTCGCATTTTCTGCGATCATGGAAAATCAGAGTTGTTGGGGATCCACTGATCTCGGTGTTTCACCTTTGTCATAGTGCATCTCGTCCCGGTTTCCGTAGACCACGTACGTCTCCAGGAAGTTAAGCAAAGCTCCTGTGACGAGGAAACGCTCGGAGAGGGGAAGACTTTGGATGTAACGCATGTCTAAGGCGAAGGGATTGGAGGGAGAGGGGACGGTGCACAGACACACCAGCTCACTGACCACATCCCATACACGGACAGCTGAGGGACcagaaaaaacacatacatacatacagtgaCACAGCGTTATGAAAAGTGGACTAAACTTGATTTCTATCTGTCATCTGTCAGTTCTTACATGAATCCTTAACAGAGTTGCACAATAGTTCTCATTGAAATTACTTATCAGCTGATAAATTGACTTGATAACAAGTCTTTACCCTTTATCCCTATTAAGATAGCCTAGCgccgctatgtgctaagctactGCTAAGATTCCCAGGGGAGAGGAAAACTTCTTCAAATCTCCTCATGCGACACCTTAGAAGATAGTCTAAAAATGTACGATTACAGATTCATTCTTtaagtaattataattattatttaacagtaatttcagtatattttttaagAGAGGCACTTTAATGTACTTTGAATTTTTGGTATATGCTGTATTTTGCTTGTTTCTAAATCacgttcatttttttttttacgtgacatttttgaaaaagctTTGAAAAACATTTCTTATATTTGTTATAAAAGTCATATCAGTAACGGCGTATTGGggccaggtaaaaaaaaaaaaaaaaaaaatccgggTAGGctactacgagattaaagtcataatattttgagaataaagtcgtatttAATGAAATGGTAATTTTaagagattaaagtcataatatttcaagaataaagttgtgaTTTTATAAcaataaagttgtatcttagtaaaattgtaattttatgagattaaagtcgcaaTATTTTGATACTTCTGTTAGTTGCGAACACTTCAACAGTGAATTCTGAGCGCTATACCTTTAGGAGTTTTTTAAGATacggctttattctcataaaattacgactttattctcaaaatattacgactttaatctcgtagtgctcagattcattttctattttcatgTGGACCTAATACGCACATCAGTTATCAACCAtagaattatataaaaaaagatcattttttattgcTTAGTGTTTTTACGTGCCAATTTCCCAGTGTCCAACAACCAGTTTAACCACAATGCAACCAGGAAGTGTTCACTTCTTATCCTGTCAGGCTCCGCCCCTACCTCGTGTCTGCCAATCACTGATTGACTTGAGCTTCATGGGCGTGTCCTTCACCAACGAATCTGTACCGCAGATGTTGACCAGCCGCTCGTGATTGGAGCGTATCCAGGTGTGAGGGCGGCCATATTTGACGTAGCCGGCCAATAAAAACAGAGTGCAGTTCACTTCCTGGAACGGAGAaagaaaactgtaaaataaGAGAAGGGTCTAACTGCAGCCGCGGAACTGTACAAGCGACGCCCCTACAACCACGCCCACTACTACAAACCGCGCCCTATCGATCCCCCTGGACATGAACCTTTCCACTAACCTCAACCACTACCGCCTCCACTTCCTGGTTAAATTCAAGGTTACACGGTTTAATTGGTTCACCAGCCACCGTCGCACATGTGGACGTTTTTGCGTGGCACATGTGGGTATTTTTTAACGGCTCAGCgcattgaaaaattgcttgcGAGGGCGCGGCTTGTAGTAGGGGGCGTGGTTGTAGGGGCGTCGCTTGTACAGTTCCGCGGCTGCAGCTATGGGTATACTTGTTAAATAACGGGGATGAACTACAGAGGGTGTACTTTACTTTAGATATATCTATAAATCTCTGTTCTTTTCACTGTTTTCATTCTCTACAACTGAAAGGTCTTCATAATTAACGAtcccacatttttaaaacaaaagccacaataaaaacaatcttaaaccaatcactaaaatgttaaataaatgtgtttacattttttttttttacgtttctATAATTTTAAAGTACTCTTGTATATATTCTTTACACTACTATATAATATTTttctgcgttttttttttctcaaacattcatcattcaactatttttattttttgaatacaTATTAGACACATTTTCTTATCTTAAAATGATGTTTTCTCGCAATTGTATACAGTTTGATGGTTTGCTTCTAAGATACTGTAAATTaaggtaataaaaaaaaccttgtcttaaaatgaacaaatacgAACTAAACACTATGGCGCTTGTAAACACATCAGTTCAGTTgccttagagaaaaaaaaaccaatatagAAATATTCACAGTCAACATGAAATAAAGCTTGTGGTGTAGATCTGAGGAGGAACTCACAGGTACTGCTATCTCTTTTTCACTTGGAGAGGCTGGAATGAGATGCTCCTCAACGCTCGCCTCCCTACAACACAGAACGACAAAACAAAGTCAACCCTAAGTGAATACAAACCTACAcaatcaaagtaaaaaataaataaaaaatcaaatactTGTAAACAttgtgcttaaaaaaaaaaaaaaaaaaagtggtaagtTACTGCCTCCTACTGGTAAAAGTAGGAACATATGGCACTATACTGCACTATCAAagcctcttcaaaataaaatcccaggattattttttttttatatttctgcaaaaataaataaatgaaaaaacactgcAATAAAAGGAGGAACAAGTTCATTTTCTCTGCTACAGTCACCTAGTGGCCTCTCGTGGTCTCATTTCCATCTGAGGTTccccaggaggaggaggaggagagttgGTCCTACTGTCCAGGCACAGTGAGCTGCTGCTGGAGGAAACATCATCACTGCTGTTCCATGAGCTGATGGTGGAGGCTCGGGACACCAGGAAGCCTGGGGACCTGCAACCCTGCAGGTCACAGGGTAGAcattagctgtgtgtgtgtgtgtgtgtgtgtgtgtgtgtcttctacATGGACAACAAAACCAACCTGATCCTGATTAACAACAGTCAGCAGCAGCTCTTCTTTCCCTCTCAGCCATGGCTGGAAGTATCGGAAACCctgcaaaaatgaaaaaaaaagtagtaaaacACTCTTGACGAttaaaatatgatcaaaacaacccataaaaagcacaacaacttCACAGAATAGCTAAACAAAGTCACAGAATATcacaaaaagatgcaaaatggcaaaaaaaaaaaaaaaaaaaaaaaaaagacaaagtaaAGCTATGAATGTACATCAACACAGAAATTGGGATAAAATATGTATATCAGCTTGTTTGAAGGAGGAAATGTTTTGAATGCAACAAGAGCCAAATTATTTTATGGGAGACAAAATATATTTCTAATGTTGGAGAAAAATTACAGAAAGCAGATTTTGAAAAGTGGTtcaaatgtgaaacaaaacaatgattAGATCAAAAATGATTATATACAATTGGAATTTTGTATAAGctaataaattattaattaaaccagtggttctcaaccttttcaggttAAAAGTGAGCAAAAATATTGGAAAAGGTAATGAAATGgcgattttaaaaaccacagaaattggttaaaatttgcaaattagagtgggcaaaaatggacagaaaaagtggtaaaaaggttcaaagtgtcaatattgtaacaattagtttaaacggACAGATGGTGGGCATGACATATggttaatgtggttaaattgacaaaaataagcatgaaatatggtgaaaaagtgacaacaatgggtcaacatatgaaaCATTCGGTGGgcaaagtggtggaaagggtttataagttctGGAAATGTCCTAAAAGtgggaagaaatgtgcagaaaaggctggagaagtggcagaaatgggactaatgtagcaaaaatgcattaaaaggaccaaaaatatagcaagaaaaagtgatgaaaataagtttggtgtagttacagaaaaagggggaaaaaaaagagcaaaaattggggtcaaattgttcagaaaatattcgtagtttcttgaaggcatctggcgaccccctcccagtgtctcacaaac
This window of the Gouania willdenowi chromosome 18, fGouWil2.1, whole genome shotgun sequence genome carries:
- the LOC114480269 gene encoding uncharacterized protein LOC114480269, with amino-acid sequence MSSRKEREQKRKLQHFLNDLALLGSLQGFRYFQPWLRGKEELLLTVVNQDQGCRSPGFLVSRASTISSWNSSDDVSSSSSSLCLDSRTNSPPPPPGEPQMEMRPREATREASVEEHLIPASPSEKEIAVPEVNCTLFLLAGYVKYGRPHTWIRSNHERLVNICGTDSLVKDTPMKLKSISDWQTRAVRVWDVVSELVCLCTVPSPSNPFALDMRYIQSLPLSERFLVTGALLNFLETYVVYGNRDEMHYDKVLEEVKPLRRLHVQSLLELQRQRATQDSSEEQ